The genome window AACACGGGTCTATTTCCCTTATGTAAGCCCTCATGATCCATGCCCCCCGATACGCGTCAAGTCGTACTACGTCCCACCTGAGCTCTTCATCGGTTTTCAACCCCCCGATCTTCCGCAGTTCTCTCCCATGGAGGCTCTGATGCGAGGTACGCTGTGGCCTGCGCTTTACAGTCCTTACATTCCGACGGGACAGAGGGAAAGCAGAGGGGAGGGCCACCATGAACGTTAATCCGCATACAAGACCTGGCGATGAGCAGTACATGGAAATGCTCAAGGAGCTGCAAGCAGTTGACTTCGTCTTGTGTGAGCTGAATTTATATCTGGATACCCATCCGAATGATATGAACGCGATTGAGCAATACAATGAACTCACGCAGCAGCGCTGGCAAATGGCCAATGAATTCGAAGCCCTGTACGGGCCGCTCATGAACTTTGGGCACAGCTTTTCGGGTTATCCGTGGCAATGGAACGATACGCCTTGGCCTTGGCAAGTTTAACATAGAGAAATGAGGGGTAATTGCGACGATGTGGATCTATGAGAAAAAGCTTCAATACCCGGTTCGTGTGGGCAAGTGCGATGTTCGAATGGCAAAATTCCTGATGGAGCAATACGGCGGTGCTGACGGTGAGCTAGCTGCTGCCCTCCGCTATTTAAATCAACGATACACGATCCCGGATAAAGTCATTGGACTTTTGACCGATATCGGAACGGAAGAATTTGCGCATTTGGAAATGATCGCGACCATGGTGTACAAATTGACCAAAGACGCGACCGTGGAAGAGCTGGAAGCAGCAGGACTCGGCGCCCACTACGCCAATCACGACCGCGCCCTCTTTTATGAAAATGCAGGCGGTGTACCATTTACTGCCACCTACATCCAGGCAAAGGGGGATCCCATCGCGGATTTGTACGAAGATATCGCAGCGGAGGAAAAGGCGCGCGCTACTTATCAGTGGCTCATTGACATGACGGATGATGTGGATATTCAAGATGGCTTAAAATATTTGCGTGAGCGGGAAGTCGTGCACTCCCTGCGCTTTAGGGAAGCGGTTGAGATATTGAAAGAAGAGCAAGGCCGCAAGAAATTTTTCTAATCGTAGAGGAGAATGAAGCGCTGGCCAATCGGGCACACTGGGGTATGACTGAATCTGGAAAGGAGTGCCCCGATGAAGGCCAAACGATTTGTCATTCGCTTGCTGCTTTTGATCGGAGTTGCTGCGTGCGTAGAATACTTTGTCTATGCAAACAATCACGTGGCGCCGACTGAAGCGACGGTAGAAGAAAGTCATAATCATTCGCAAGCCCCGACTCTCGCGGTCACGCACACGCTCAATCAGGATGATTTGGAGCTCAAGATCGCGGTGACGAACTTCTCTTTCTCCTTGGAAAACATGGGGAAGGAAAACAAGCCTGGAGAGGGGCATGTCCATCTCTATCTGGATGGAAAAAAGGTGGCAAAGGTATTTGAGCCCTCTTATGTATTGAAGGATATTCCGAGCGGCAAGCATGAGGTCATGGTGGAGCTGGCGAACAACAACCATGAATCATACGGTGTCACCCAGCGCATTTCCATTGAAGTAAAGCCGTGAAGGATGCAGAAAGCCGACGTCCGAGTGCCCGTTTGGCGCACTTAGAAGTCGGCTTTTTGTGTAAGAAGTGCTTTATCGCATTTGTACAGTGACTTGTGCTTGTTGATCAGGCAGAGCGATGACCAGTGTCGGATAAGAAATGACCTGGATTTTCATCGCGCCTGGTGCTGGTGCTTTGACGTGAACGGAAACCGTAAAGCCGTGAGGGCCTGTCCGTTTGACTTGATCGGCCACGAGCTGATAACCGCCGGTAGGACGTTGGCCTGCTCCAATGACTACATAGGACTTGCCTTTGGCGCGAACAACCGTATGGCCGCCTGTTTTCCGCACCTTGCTGAGTGCATCTTGTACGGCAGGAGGATAAGGAGCAGCAACCGCTTCATATTGTGCATCCACCGGTGCAACCTCTTCCGCCGGGGCCACAGTTGGGGTAGGATGTGGAGTAGGCATTGGATGAACTCCAGTCAAAGTCAAAGCAGCAGAAAGCAACAAACCGGGAAACATGGTAAACATCATACATCCCTCCATTTGTTGGATAGAATCTATAAAAAGCAGAGGTGACAGTCGTGCGCGTACAGGATTCGCTGGAATGCCTGTCCGAAACCACTCAGAGAGCCATTCTGGTAGAGCAGTTGAATCGATTTGGTGTGGCTGATGACCAGGACTTGTCTTCTCGGCTGCAAGCCCCAACTTTTATGAAGCGCGTGTGGGAACAGGCAACTGAGATCGAGCGAGAAGTCATGAAGAAATTTGTCATCGCGTCGACCAGAGGTTTTTTTAGCAAACGCTCCTGGGAGCAGATGATCGCCTCAGACCAACGACATATGGCCGTCGGCTTGACAAGGCTGAGACGGCTTGGAATCGTTATGACCGTCCGCAAGATGTGGAGCGAGATCGGTTATCTCATGCCGCAGGAGATCCGTGAGCAAATCACAGGGTATCTCCTCCCTGAATCGTCCCGGGCATTTGTGTCTCTTTCAAAAACGCTCCCTTATTATATAACGGCAGGTCGGGGGATACATCTGGATCTTTTTGGGCTTCTTCTGTTCATTCGGGACAATCAGGTTCCTGTGACGCAGAGGGGCACTGTTCATCGACGCATGTCATTGCGCATGTCTGCGTTGCTCTCCATGACGGACGAGCATTGTGCGGGATTGACTTTGCCTCCCTTGGATCAGGAAGAAAGAGAAGGACTTGCCTTGACCATTCATCTGGATGTTGCGATGCGTCTGGGTCTGATCCAGGTCGAGAACAAGCAGCTTTCCATTCGAACAAAAGAAGTAAGGCGCTGGCTCGCACAATCTCCGCCTGAGCGGTGGAAGGAAACCTTCGATTGTGTGATGGAGCAGTATTTGCCGCATGGAGAATGGTGGGAGGCGTTTACGGCCATGATGCGGCAAGTGCCGCTGGATCAGTGGTGTTCGCTGGAGGAACAGCTGCTCATGCTAAAGGAGGCTGGCTTCGCTTTACCTCTGGAAGCTGACCAGCTCATTCTGAAGAAATGGCTCCATCTGCTTATGGGGATGGGGTGGATTCAGCTAGGAATGGAAGGGGAAAACCGACACTTCTGGCGCTGGATCAGTCTGCCCCATTTGACAGCCGAGGAAGGCTGGTTTATCGATCCGGCCGGCTCCATCACCATCCCTCCGCTCGTTCCCATGCAAGCCGTTTGGGAAATCAGCCGTTTTTGCACGCTGCAATTTGACGGGCAGCTGATCCGTGGCGAAGTGCAGGCAAAAGAGGTGCAGAACTTCCTTGCTTCAGGTCGAAGCGAGGAGCAAGTGATCGAGCTGCTGAGCTTGGCTTGCGCGCATCCTGTGCCGGAAGCATTGATCGAAGCCATCGGGCAATGGGCCAAGACCGCACGCCAAATTCAAATGGAGCCTTTTTTTCGTGTCCGGACAGCCCATTCCGGTTTCATGGAAGAGTGGAAGGATATTCCCGACTTTCAGCCGTATTTATCGCAGATCCTATCCCCAACAGACTTCCTTATCCCCATGTCGCAGAAGGAACAGCTGGTGGCTCTTCTGCGAGAATACGGATACGAGCCTCAGGTATTGGCTCCGGCATTTGAAGCAGCCACGGCAGCTGAGAGCATGGCGGATGGGAGGGCACCCGTCGGTTGGTTCGCAGTGGAACGCCCTTGGGACGGATATGCGGTGGAAAATACGTTTCCTGACTTATTGGAAGGGATAAAGGAAGTGGCTTCCCTGCCCAAAATGTGGACACAGCATTTTCAATCCTATCATCCGCAGTCGCTCAGGGATCTTTTCAAACGGGCAAGTGAGCTGAAGCTGGAGGTGGAAATCCAGCAGCCGGGCAAAGACAAGGTGAAAGGACTGCCCACAGACGTCCGTGTGGATATGGGATATTGGACCGTTACGCTTTCGGGTGAGGGCGGAAAAGTGCGCTATCGACTGGATGAAATTGGGAGAGTGCGCATTCTGGTGCCCGATTATCTGTACGAAGGGGTATGATCGTGGTACAATCGAGGGGTAGTTAGTTACCCTAGAAAGGAGGTCTCGCTCAAATGGAAGCATTGGAAACAGCGGATGTCACGCAGCTGTTGCTGGAGTCCCACGAACTTTCCACGATGATTAACCAGTCGCGCGAGGTCTCGGAGTATCTGCAGGCAAAGCGCCGGATGGAAGCAGACACGGAGGCGCAGCGATTGCTGGCGCTCTTTGAAAAGAAGAAGGAGCAGTACGAGGATGTGCAACGGTTCGGGAAATACCACCCCGACTACAACCATATATCGAAAGAAGTCCGTGAACTCAAGCGCACCATCGAGTTGATGGATTCCGTTCAGGCGTTCAAGCGGGCTGAGGAATCTCTGGACGAATTGTTGTATCAAGTGAGCCGGACGATCGCGAATGCCGTATCGGATACGATCAAGGTTCCGAGCAACAATCCGTTTCTTGAAGCCCAGAGCAGTGGCTGTGGCACAGGGGGAAGCTGCGGCTGCAGCGTGAAAAAGCCCTCCTGATCTCTTTTCATGAGTGCTTCTCACGGAGCAAAAAGCAGTCTTCGCACAAGTTCCCGCAACAAAATTGCTTCTCGCTCGGAACGAGGAAGCGGAAGCGGTAGACATGGCAACGTTCATCTGAGCGTACGTAGATGCACTCAGGTTTCAATTTTGTACCGAAAGTGAGGCGCTCTCCAATCACCATGAGCTGTGTGGTCAGGCTCTGGGCGGGGAGCGTGCTGCTTACATAGAAAAAGCGCTGACCGGCGTGTGTGCGCCAGTGGCTTGACGTTACAAGTCCTTCCTGGAGAAGCGATTTTTCAAATTGCTGATAAAACGAAGCCAGCATGTATGACCACGATTCCTTTCTGTAACAGAGCTTCATTGGTCATTATACCACGATTTGGGAAGGAGACCGACGCCTAAACATGAGAGAGCGACGTCTGGGGGTTGCCGTGTGGGTAAAAAACACACGTGCTGCTAAAAATTTACGTAAATTTGGCACCATTCACTACATCTCCAAGCGGTTAAACTACGTATCCATGTATGTGGATGCCAATTTGATTGACGAAACGATCCGCACGATGGAAAAACTGCATTTCGTCACCAAGATCGAGCGTTCCCACCGCCATGAGATTCCGGTGGAGTACAACAACGCAAGACCGGATAAGGCCAAGGAATACGATTACAAGCAAGAAAAGAACCAGCTGATGGCACTCGCAGAATCCCTGACATCCGACGAAGGGAATCAAGCGACTGCCGTTTCGACATAACCTGCACACATGCTGCCATATTTCGGCAGCTTTTTTCCTTTTGCTAGCACGGTGTACATGGTATGCTTAGAGAGTGAAACACATGAGTGGTGCTAATGAATGCGTTTTCATGGAATATAGATCGTGTGGAAAGGTGGGGCACATCCATGATTCATCTAGATATTAACTGCGATATGGCCGAGGGCTTTAGCAGAGGACGACAATCCGAGGATTTGGGTATTATGAAGTGGATCACCTCCGTCAACATTGCGTGCGGCTTGCATGCAGGTGACCCGCATATCATTTACAGAACGATCGAAGCTGCACTGAAGCATGATGTGAAGATCGGGGCGCATCCCGGCTATCCGGATGTTCAAGGGTTTGGCCGCCGCTCCATGAATCTCTCTGTCAACGAAGTGTACGAACTGGTTCTTTACCAGGTAGCGGCGCTGTCCGGAATGACGCGGGCGATCGGAGGAGAATTGCATCACGTAAAATTGCATGGAGCGCTGTACAATGAGGCTGCAGAAAGACCAGAACTGGCGGAAGCAGTCGTTCAGGCCATCGCTGACATTGATGAAGACCTGATTTTGTACGCTCTCTCCGGCAGCAAGCTGGTGGAGGCTGGCCTTGAGCAC of Brevibacillus choshinensis contains these proteins:
- a CDS encoding spore coat associated protein CotJA gives rise to the protein MDSQTRVYFPYVSPHDPCPPIRVKSYYVPPELFIGFQPPDLPQFSPMEALMRGTLWPALYSPYIPTGQRESRGEGHHER
- a CDS encoding spore coat protein CotJB, which codes for MNVNPHTRPGDEQYMEMLKELQAVDFVLCELNLYLDTHPNDMNAIEQYNELTQQRWQMANEFEALYGPLMNFGHSFSGYPWQWNDTPWPWQV
- a CDS encoding manganese catalase family protein codes for the protein MWIYEKKLQYPVRVGKCDVRMAKFLMEQYGGADGELAAALRYLNQRYTIPDKVIGLLTDIGTEEFAHLEMIATMVYKLTKDATVEELEAAGLGAHYANHDRALFYENAGGVPFTATYIQAKGDPIADLYEDIAAEEKARATYQWLIDMTDDVDIQDGLKYLREREVVHSLRFREAVEILKEEQGRKKFF
- a CDS encoding protease complex subunit PrcB family protein — encoded protein: MPTPHPTPTVAPAEEVAPVDAQYEAVAAPYPPAVQDALSKVRKTGGHTVVRAKGKSYVVIGAGQRPTGGYQLVADQVKRTGPHGFTVSVHVKAPAPGAMKIQVISYPTLVIALPDQQAQVTVQMR
- a CDS encoding YlbF family regulator; this encodes MEALETADVTQLLLESHELSTMINQSREVSEYLQAKRRMEADTEAQRLLALFEKKKEQYEDVQRFGKYHPDYNHISKEVRELKRTIELMDSVQAFKRAEESLDELLYQVSRTIANAVSDTIKVPSNNPFLEAQSSGCGTGGSCGCSVKKPS
- a CDS encoding YlbG family protein; translated protein: MRERRLGVAVWVKNTRAAKNLRKFGTIHYISKRLNYVSMYVDANLIDETIRTMEKLHFVTKIERSHRHEIPVEYNNARPDKAKEYDYKQEKNQLMALAESLTSDEGNQATAVST
- a CDS encoding LamB/YcsF family protein, with product MIHLDINCDMAEGFSRGRQSEDLGIMKWITSVNIACGLHAGDPHIIYRTIEAALKHDVKIGAHPGYPDVQGFGRRSMNLSVNEVYELVLYQVAALSGMTRAIGGELHHVKLHGALYNEAAERPELAEAVVQAIADIDEDLILYALSGSKLVEAGLEHGLQVAEEVFAERAYLPNGRLAPRELEGSVLISKEERMEQTRQLVLKQKVTTVDGQSIALAADTLCVHHESHDVLQFLVELHRWAKENGVSIEPISAK